Within the Mus caroli chromosome 10, CAROLI_EIJ_v1.1, whole genome shotgun sequence genome, the region TGGCTCTGTGTAAATGTACTTGATACACAAGCCAGGAAATCTtcgtttggatccccagaaccagAGGAAAGGCCACTCGAGGGAGCTCAGTGGTCTTGCAGGaagtgggagccagaggcaggaggatctccaagAGCTCAGGGGTCAGCCAACCAAGAGACCTGTCTTACTGTCTTAAACAAGTGGGAAGGCGAAGGTGGACAcctaagattgtcctctgacctgcacacaggATACAGTGGCACTAGCCTGCatccacacacactcaaatacacattCATCTCTCTTACAAACACGGAACATTAAAGCAACCAAATACACAGTATACATTTGTGTGTTCTCAATTTAGAAAGTTTGGAGAAATAAATCCTGCCATTCCAGGTGAGCATAAAATCAAATCTCAACATCCCCAACTGTGTTATCTTTATTTATGAAAGTGTTTCATGATGAATGAATTCCACAAAGGAGGCTATCAAGTTAGTTTCTCAACAAGTTGATTTAGATATGAGcaattggattttgtttttgttgaaatATGTAGGCTGagctttaagatttttttttggctCTAGTAAATGATAGGAATGAACTGATATGGTATATCAAACTCTAGTGGAGGTACAATATCTAGTGCCCTTAAAGCTATTTGCATTatgatggtgtcttagtcagggttgctattcctgcacaaacatcatgaccaagaagcaagttggggaggaaagggtttattcaacttacacttccatactgctgttcatcaccaaggaagtcaggactggaactcaagcaggtcaggaagcaggagctgatgcagaggccatagagggatgttccttactggcttgcttcccctggcttgctcagcctgctctcttacagatcccaagactaccagcccagagatggtcccacccacaaggggacctccatacttgatcactaattgagaaaatgccttacagctggatggcatggaggcatttccccaactgaaggtcctttctctgtgttaactccagcctgtgtcaagttgacacaaaactagctggTACAGATGGACTTGTCCCATTTCATATGTGTCCTTGTAAGAGCatgtgggaaccaaactcagggctttcttcttcttcctctgtttttattttttatttttattttttgttttttttatttcaaaagataTCAGTTTTTTTATACTGTCCAGGTTGAAAATTGTTGCAATCCTCTTGTGCCTGCTTCCTGAAGGCTAAAATTATATATGCGTTTAAAACACCCAGCTACAGAATGTTTATAGAGTAAACTCCTGAGTGAAGAATTAACTCTGATGTATTTTCTGTTGCTCCAAGCTAAAAGCCTGTCCACTCTACTTAGCAActctcaggccagccaggactgcacagccacaccctgtttcaaaaagccaaatagaggctggagagatggcatggcCCAGGGGTTAGGAGAGTACTGTTCCaacagaggaccccagttcattTGTCAGCAGCCACATCAGTATGTTCActactgcctataactccagctccgggggtTCTCcatgtctctggcctctgagagcacctgCACTCACGTGTGCATACCCTTTTCTTCCTATGCCCACCCAGACACATaagtaagaataaaataaaattaaataacaaaattgctaaaaataatttatgtaaaataaaaacaaagtaataaattattaaaaataaatctttaaaaggaccAATAATCTAGCACCCAGTAAGAGATAAGTTAATATTTGATGAATTCCATTTTATTCTCTGTCTCATtccatctttctctgctccttttttCCCCTACTTCACACTTTCCTACCTTTCACCTAGTGCAAGACAAATCTGAGTTGTCTCTGAGGTCACAGCCATAGGACCACAAAGTTAGTTTGCTCTCTGGAGTCCAGTCTCTGGTGGATTCCCATCTTCTCAACTGGTAGCATAGTGGATGTGATGACAGAGTCTCCTGCAAACTGCAGGACGCAGCAAATGCAGCCTCAAGAGGCGTGGTTTGTGCTTAAGTACAGAGGACAGAGCAGCCTGCCAGGAGCCTCCCTCAGCAGTATGGACCCATGTCCTATATGCCTACCACAGGGGGAGGAATGAGCGGAAGTAGAGAACAAACAGGAGGACACAAGTGTCCCTTGCCTGGTAAGAAACCGACACACTAGTTACCCTTGGTTCAATAACTGTTGCTCTAAATTTACCTACTAGGAAACCAAATCCTAGTAAAATAAGGGAGATCACATGATGAGAGGGAAAATAAATTCAGATTGGCTTCAGGTGGAGTTGGTTTTGTTATTGGTCTATTGAGGGGAACCACACTTAGAATACTGGTGTGTATAAACAAACCTGGAACACTTCAAAAAGATCGCTGTAATCCtaaagagacagggaaaggaagaTCCCAGCAGATCCCCCCTGTGGTTCCTTACCTAAGAAACCACAGGATGGGTCAGATGTGGGGAGATAAGAAGGAATCAATGTTTTTGCAGATAGTCTTCAAAGTGGGGTGTTTATGACTtaaccattaaaataaaatatatgtcttGTAAAGCTGATATGATGTGTCTTCTGGTTCCTTTTCCACGTGTTCATATCATTGAGTTGTTGAATACCATCTTCCTATTCAAGAGAAATACATATACATTGATATAATTTAGGCCTTTAACATTTGAGAAACATTAGCACATTGACTTCTTTCCCATTTATTTCTGGTTTGGAACAATATGTTGTttctttctagcttttagagacagggtcttgctatatcacctaggctggcctccagtttgtAATCCTCATGCCTCCACTCCCAGGATGATGGAATTACAATTGGGCACACCATGTATAGCTTGGATTTTCAGAATCTGTATTCCATGCTCCTTGTGTCTGTTTCATTGGTTTCTAAACTTTTCCCAAAGTGAGTGAACTAACTTTGAACCAAGTAGTTGAAATTTATTTTGCCCCAGAATGATTAGCAAgtctttcttcccatttcctaAAAGAAATAACCAAGAGTTCCCCATGCTCTCTTGAGTGACGATGGACATATAGTGATTAACTTACCCCTCTGCTGCTTGAGTTTGGGGAAAATGTAATGGGTTAAGGAAAAACAGAGCAAGACAATAGCTTCTTATCATAAAATACAGACATCATGaagaatttcacattttattgCTTAAAAACTTACTGtagagactttttagaattcGAAGGCAAATCTccaaaaaaagagggggggggatgaggggtgggtgtgggtgggattTCTTAGCATGCCAAGCTTTAAAATTGCACACAAAACTtcatctcttctcccttccctgacAGTTTCCTTAGAATAGAGAAGTATCCAGCTGTCAGATTTGTGTGTGCAGCTGTTGGCCAGGAGCTCAGGAAGGGACGTAAGCATCTTTGCCTTGACCTTAACTCTTCTTCTGGGCAGTCATCTTAATACAATGCGTGCTTTATGTATCTCCTGTCTTCAGCTAATGTATACTGTTTATCTCCCAAGTATGTGTAACTATATTTTACGTCTTACTTTAACCTTTAACTATTTTCCTATACATGTAACTGTGAGACAAGAATGAGAGCAGATACTGATAATTGCTAGAAGTTTTAAGCAAGACAGGGGTGTAGCTCACTGTTAGAGTCCTTGCAGGTCATGCTCACGGCTTGGGTTTCCAGTTCCTCTCCCAAAATATACTTTACAAACTCAGGGTCACTGCAATTTTCTGAATCATTAGCTTGACAAAACTGAAACTTAAAACTTTACTACCCAGAGAGCAGCATATCTCAGACTGAACAGTTTTGTTTGGGGAATGCAATTTTTGTGTATAATCAGTAGCAGAGTATGACTGAGTAATTTTATGGTGATTCTTGCTTATCTTTAAAGTTAGctagaaatttaatttattaaatgagGTCATTAGGTGCTTAGGATTTCATTATCTTTAGTTTCATAGCTAAGGACTCAAAAATGATACATAATCACCCTGAATGTTTGTAATGCAATGGAGCCTTGTAAATGTCGCCTTTCTTGTATCTGTTTCTGTACAGTTTAGGTTCTTTGTTCACTTTAATTGCAATTCGAgttaatacaaaaaagaaaaatactaaccATAAGTATTAAATTTCTATATTCAAAGCCAATAAAATTTGCTATAGTGTTAAGATTTCAAATAATTCACAGCTACTGGTAACAATTATTGAGGTATTGAAGCTAATGAAAAACTGTTTTCAAAGGTGTTACATTCCCAGTGTTTCCTTCCTCGAGTAAATCTGCTTCAGGATGCACCATGCATGTGTTCACTTTCCCAAGGGGTTCAATGAGTTTCAGACTGTTCTCAGGCCAAAGTCCGTCGCTCCAATCTAGCACACAATCTCACCAATGTTTGCCATTGGCTATGAGAAAGGCATGTCCAGACTCAGCACTGGAAAAACAAACCTGTGTCAAAGCGCGGGTGAGCCAGCCCCATTGTTCTCAGCTTATTAATGTTACAAATGACAGGTTAAATAATACACAGCTGTATATCAAATTCAATAGCAATATAAAACGTGAATCTCTGTTCCTGTAGATCCTCCACCACaactctgcttcctaaatgcagATGCTAAATGAAGTGAGAACCCATGAGACTTATGGGGTCTGTCATTTCAACCGCTTTCCTTCATTTTGAACATTATTTATGTACAATCTTGTAATCTTGGGCATGATTTTACTCTAAATTCTGCAGACTGTGTTTTTCACACTGCAAGGAGAAATGCTTCTAAGTGGAGGTGGCAGAGACAGCAGCATTTGTAGCCGTTTACAGAAAAGATCATTTTGTAAAAGAAGTATGGCTTCAGATTTTAATCATGATTTAATTAGCAATTTCATTGTTCATGATCATTCTTGAGTGGATTTTAATCCAGGAAATTGAATTAAACTTAATAGAACTGGACAAAAGAAATGCCTGATCAGTTTATGGACTCAGAGCTACAAATTAATATGATGGTATATTCTTCTATTCAGGATACTTGCATGCTGGGTAACAATATCAATCCGTGAATGCTGGATAACAGTATTAATTCATAGATACGGGGTAACAATATCAGTCTGTGGATACTGGGTAACAATATCAGTCTGTGATTGCTGGGTAACAGTATCAATCTGTGGATGCTGAGTAACAATATCAACCCAGGTTTTTTTTCAGTTGCCTTCCTATTCAAGGTATGGTCTCAGACTAACATTATTGTCCTCTCTCAAGAGATTGTAGGAATGCCAACGTGCAGCCTCTAATGTCAGAATTAGAATCCAAACTTTAGAAAGTTCTTCAGGTGATTCATAAGCACAGGAAGTGTGGGGGAAAAGAATTCCTGGTCAGTAGGGACTTGCAACTTGGTTCAGACTCAGACCTAAGCAAGATTCAATGGACAATTGCCCTGCCAATGATTTTAtggctctttttccttctttcacagACAGGAACACAGCATTTTTGAGAAGCACTCATAGTACCCACAGGGCAAAGACAATGAATACACCCGACCTCTGGAACTCCCCAGAAGTACAGTTTTGCTTTGCTGCTGCAAACAGTTCTTGCCCGAGGAAGGCGAGGCCTGTGCTCGTTGTCTGTGCCATGTACCTCATCATGATTGGAGCGATAGTGATGACCATGCTGGGAAACATGGCTGTGATCATCTCTATTGCCCACTTCAAGCAGCTCCACTCCCCAACCAACTTCCTTATTCTCTCCATGGCTACCACAGACTTCCTGTTGAGTTGCGTGGTCATGCCCTTCAGTATGATCCGGTCCATCGAGTCATGCTGGTACTTCGGAGACCTCTTTTGCAAAGTTCACAGCTGCTGTGACATCATGCTCTGTACCACATCCATTTTCCACCTCTGCTTCATCTCAGTTGACCGCCACTATGCCGTCTGTGACCCTTTGCACTATGTCACCCAAATCACTACCCGGGTTGTAGGGGTCTTTCTATTCATCAGTTGGTCTGTTCCCATCTTTTTTGCCTTTGGCTTGGTGTTCTCAGAATTAAATTTGATTGGTGCTGAAGATTTTGTTGCAGCCATTGACTGTACAGGTTTGTGTGTGTTGATATTTAACAAGCTCTGGGGAGTTCTGGCTTCCTTCATAGCTTTCTTTCTGCCTGGGACAGTCATGGTGGGGATTTACATACACATTTTCACAGTTGCCCAGAAACATGCCAGGCAGATTGGTACAGGTCCTAGGACAAAACAGGCCCTCTCAGAAAGCAAAATGAAGGCCACatcaaaaaaggaaagcaaggcCACCAAGACTTTAAGCATTGTCATGGGAGTGTTTGTGTTGTGTTGGCTACCCTTTTTTGTCTTGACAATCACAGACCCTTTCATTGATTTTACAACCCCTGAAGATTTGTATAATGTCTTCCTTTGGCTTGGTTATTTTAATTCCACCTTCAATCCCATCATATATGGCATGTTCTATCCCTGGTTTCGAAAGGCCCTGAGGATGATAGTGACAGGAACGATCTTCCGCTCTGACTCTTCTACCTCAAGCCTGCATCCTGCACATCCTTAGGtaatgcccccaccccccattagCCTagattctttttgatttttttgtttgtttgttttctttttttgcttttgctttttttcgagacagggtttctctgtgtagccctggctgtcctggaactcactttgtagaccaggctagcctcaaactcagaaatctgcctgtctctgcctcccaagtgctgggattaaaggcgtgcgccaccactgcccggctagattctttttaaagaaaggatctCGGATGCCCTTTCTCTCCAGGGAAAGAGGGATGGGTCTGTTAGACAAGAAGAACTTTCCAGCTGACACAATGGCAACCTGAGAAAGCACTAGATCTAGTGAGCtttgctgttgctgctactgctgctgctggtgtgagCCAAGCCTCACAGAGTGGTTTATTTCTGGGTGCTACAAAAGACACTCGGgtgaacaaacaagaaaacaaaggtaaTGTCTTCTCAAGGCTGCTGAGGCCTGAATTACAAGGTTTGATGTTTTAGTTACTTTGGCTTAGATTTAATGACTATCCTCACTTGAACTTGGAACATTGGAGGCGGAGTCATGGAGAGCCTCTACAATCACAGACAGCAGTGTAGTGCATCTGAATTTACCCAAACCTCTGTTGAGTCCATTGCCGTTTTTATAGGGCATTGAGCAGTAGCTTGAGCATATCAGAAGCCTGAACTAAGGAATATGGAAGATGAGAAGATAAACTGAAGCAGACAGCTAATGGTACTTTTAGATTTAACTTTCCTTTTGAGAGGAATTGCTGAGGGATTTATAATATTACTGAACAGccagtaatgaaaaaaaaaaagaaaaagttttaggaaaactttttcttttttcttctaacacacatctttaatgtctctctctctctctctctgtatatgtgtgtatatatatatatatatatatatatatatatatatatatatatactgtgagCATATGTACTGACAtgtatgggtgggtggggtgggattaTGTGTCAGtgttgttgtgtgttgtgtgtgtgcacttattgTTAATCAAGACTGAACTTATTTACAAAGTTGAGCTATTTTCTCTTCTCATACTTTTGGGACATCATTGCCTCACTAAATGTCGTTTTTCCATGtccctttgtctttcctttcctcatctCTCATATGtgtatttcattaaattttgtCCCTCAttatcttgtttcttcttttgcagTTCTAGCAGTAATATCAGAATGTTGGATTAAGTAGACTCTCCTCATATAGTCACTTGGCCAAATGATGTCACAGTCTGCTGTAAGATACTGTGTCCTGGAAATTTCACAAGTCTTAAGTGAGCCTTTAGGAGCCTGTTTGCATCTCTGAATCTCCTTTGGCCCAGCATTTCCACTGACCACATACTCCTTAGTTCAATAGACCTCTAAGGAAACATTTCTATCCCCATTTGGGAACCCCTGGAGATCTCTTGACCTGAGTGTTCTgcatgctctttcagaggtcaggATTTGCTCATCTGGACAGAGCACCTTCAGAGGGACTGAGAAAGTTCTGTGAATTCCTTTTACTATTACAGGAAAATATTTGAAGTGAAAGTTTGATTTTGAAGGGCTAGGCCACAGTTTATGTGTTGTGGTTGAAGTCATTTAACCCTTTAGATATTCTTTACCCTGAAGTCTGGTGGTAGCATACAGAAGCTACCGTGTTCCTTCTTTTTGAAGAGCCAAAGAAACAGAAGGGTTTCTGAAAGCACAAGATGCCTCCTTGTAATTAATTGCCGGGACAGCTTAGGACTCCTTTTGATGGTGGGCCTGCTTCCTTCTGGTAGCTTAACAAGGCCCTTTGCACTGCTGAAACTGAGTGACTGCATTTGCTCATCACAAACTCATTCTCTCTATTGAGTCTCAAAAGTTCAAAAGGACACACAGCCTGTGACAATCTGAAGACCTGGGCCCTGTGGTCTTCTCACAGGTCAGCATTGTCTACTCAGAAGgcaaataaaggaaaatgaaggagcTGGTGGGATTCTACTGAAGTCAAAATCATTCCCTCAGTTAAGGAATTCTACAGTTTACAAAGTGTCTGTGAACATCAACTGAACTGTCCTCCAGGACACTCTGGTCCACTCTTCCTGTGACAGCTCACACAGGAATGAAACATCCCACCACACATCCCACCACACATCCCTCAGCTCTTCTCTTTCTAGGATGCTCTAGGCTGGACAGAGCAACCATTATTCCAGGAAGCTGGTGACCTCCATGGGATCCATGGCGCTGGACCAAAATGCATTTGGGTTAATAAACATTTGTCTAGGCCCTATTTGCTGTTGCTgctctgtgtgttcattttcctgAGGTGAGACAAATTTCCTTTTCAAGGGGCTACCACCTCcaatggggagaggaagagacactTACCAGGACTGAAGGGCCATGTATATGAAAAATCCAGACCTAAGAAGCTTTGAGAACATCGAGGGGGAACACAGCATCATTTATATATAGCAGAGACCAT harbors:
- the LOC110304082 gene encoding trace amine-associated receptor 4: MNTPDLWNSPEVQFCFAAANSSCPRKARPVLVVCAMYLIMIGAIVMTMLGNMAVIISIAHFKQLHSPTNFLILSMATTDFLLSCVVMPFSMIRSIESCWYFGDLFCKVHSCCDIMLCTTSIFHLCFISVDRHYAVCDPLHYVTQITTRVVGVFLFISWSVPIFFAFGLVFSELNLIGAEDFVAAIDCTGLCVLIFNKLWGVLASFIAFFLPGTVMVGIYIHIFTVAQKHARQIGTGPRTKQALSESKMKATSKKESKATKTLSIVMGVFVLCWLPFFVLTITDPFIDFTTPEDLYNVFLWLGYFNSTFNPIIYGMFYPWFRKALRMIVTGTIFRSDSSTSSLHPAHP